One region of Arthrobacter sp. StoSoilB22 genomic DNA includes:
- a CDS encoding NAD-dependent malic enzyme, protein MANPSPGNSITLRVAAPSSFTATSELAAAVGAAGAAITALDVTESHHEKIVVDVTCNTTDDDHAARVKDALNALDGVTVQHVSDRTFLMHLGGKLEVVPKVALRNRDDLSRAYTPGVARVCMAIAEDPAAARNLTVKRNTIAVLTDGSAVLGLGNIGPAAALPVMEGKAALFKQFANVDAWPVCLDTQDTEEIIMIAKAMAPVYGGINLEDIAAPRCFEIENRLREELDIPVFHDDQHGTAIVTLAALVNALRVVDKKLSEVKIVVSGVGAAGSAIIQLLKAQGAQHIIAAGRSGAIHSGEEYGDEHRSWIAANTNEEGFSGSLHDALKGADVFIGVSAPHVIGEEQVASMAEDAIVFAMANPTPEIDPVVASKHAAVVATGRSDFPNQINNVLAFPGFFRGLLDAGASDITPNMLVAAAEAIANRVADDELNASYIIPSVFDPHVAADVAAAVAAAAHANAASAL, encoded by the coding sequence ATGGCGAATCCGAGCCCCGGAAACTCGATCACCCTGCGCGTCGCCGCACCGTCGAGCTTCACCGCAACCAGCGAACTTGCCGCAGCAGTCGGCGCCGCCGGTGCAGCAATCACCGCGCTGGACGTCACGGAATCCCACCACGAGAAGATCGTTGTTGACGTCACGTGCAACACCACCGATGACGACCACGCAGCCCGCGTGAAGGACGCTTTGAACGCACTCGACGGCGTCACGGTCCAGCACGTTTCGGACCGCACATTCCTCATGCACCTCGGCGGCAAGCTCGAGGTCGTCCCCAAAGTAGCCCTGCGCAACCGCGACGACCTCTCGCGTGCCTACACTCCCGGCGTCGCCCGCGTTTGCATGGCGATCGCAGAAGACCCGGCCGCCGCCCGTAACCTGACGGTCAAGCGCAACACCATCGCCGTCCTCACCGACGGTTCGGCCGTCCTGGGCCTGGGCAACATCGGCCCCGCCGCAGCCCTTCCCGTGATGGAAGGCAAGGCCGCACTGTTCAAGCAGTTCGCCAACGTTGACGCCTGGCCGGTCTGCCTGGATACCCAGGACACCGAGGAAATCATCATGATCGCCAAGGCCATGGCCCCGGTCTACGGTGGCATCAACCTCGAAGACATCGCCGCACCGCGCTGCTTTGAGATCGAGAACCGCCTCCGCGAAGAACTGGACATCCCGGTGTTCCACGATGACCAGCACGGCACCGCGATTGTCACCCTCGCTGCCCTGGTCAATGCCCTCCGCGTTGTGGACAAGAAGCTCTCCGAGGTCAAGATCGTGGTCTCCGGCGTAGGCGCTGCCGGCTCGGCCATCATCCAGCTCCTCAAGGCCCAGGGCGCGCAGCACATCATCGCCGCCGGCCGTTCCGGCGCCATCCACTCCGGCGAGGAATACGGCGACGAGCACCGCAGCTGGATCGCCGCGAACACCAACGAAGAAGGCTTCTCCGGAAGCCTGCATGACGCCCTCAAGGGTGCGGACGTGTTCATCGGCGTCAGCGCCCCGCACGTGATCGGCGAAGAGCAGGTTGCCTCCATGGCCGAGGACGCAATTGTGTTCGCCATGGCCAACCCGACCCCGGAAATTGACCCCGTTGTAGCGTCCAAGCACGCAGCCGTGGTTGCTACCGGCCGCAGCGACTTCCCCAACCAGATCAACAACGTGCTGGCATTCCCCGGCTTCTTCCGCGGGCTGCTGGACGCAGGGGCCTCGGACATCACCCCGAACATGCTGGTGGCCGCCGCCGAAGCAATTGCCAACCGGGTGGCTGACGATGAGCTCAACGCGAGTTACATTATCCCCAGCGTCTTCGATCCCCATGTTGCTGCCGATGTTGCTGCTGCGGTGGCAGCCGCCGCGCACGCAAACGCCGCCAGCGCGCTGTAG
- a CDS encoding IclR family transcriptional regulator translates to MAEKASGGVQSVERVFELLELITDAGGDVTLSELSSSTDLPLPTIHRLLRTLVSLGYIRQLPNRRYALGPRLIRLGEGASKQLGAVARPQLKTLVERLGETSNMAVLDSDMVIYVAQVPSMHSMRMFTEVGRRAHTHDTGVGKAILAQLDDEVVRGIVARTGMPTPTAKSIGDIDSLLADLALIRERGYSIDEEEQELGVRCFAMAVPNAPTPTAISVSGPITRVDQSFADRAVPMLREAALAISAELNQN, encoded by the coding sequence ATGGCTGAAAAAGCCTCCGGAGGCGTGCAGTCTGTTGAGCGCGTCTTTGAACTGCTGGAATTGATCACGGACGCGGGCGGCGACGTCACGTTGAGCGAGCTCTCGTCGTCCACTGACCTGCCCCTGCCTACCATCCATCGCCTGCTCCGGACCCTGGTGTCCCTTGGCTACATCCGGCAGCTCCCCAACCGCCGCTATGCCCTGGGCCCGCGGCTCATCCGCCTCGGCGAAGGAGCCAGCAAGCAACTCGGCGCCGTGGCCCGTCCGCAGCTCAAGACCCTGGTGGAGCGGCTGGGCGAGACGTCCAACATGGCCGTCCTGGACTCGGACATGGTCATTTACGTGGCACAGGTCCCGTCCATGCACTCCATGCGCATGTTCACCGAGGTTGGCCGGCGCGCCCACACGCACGACACCGGCGTGGGCAAAGCAATTCTCGCCCAGCTGGATGACGAAGTGGTCCGTGGCATCGTGGCCCGCACCGGCATGCCCACTCCCACGGCCAAGAGCATCGGTGACATCGACTCCCTGCTTGCGGACCTGGCACTGATCCGTGAGCGTGGGTACTCCATCGACGAGGAAGAGCAGGAACTGGGCGTCCGGTGCTTCGCCATGGCCGTTCCCAACGCACCCACGCCCACGGCGATCTCCGTCTCGGGCCCGATCACACGCGTTGACCAGAGCTTCGCGGACCGCGCCGTGCCCATGCTGCGCGAGGCTGCCCTGGCGATCTCCGCGGAGCTCAACCAAAACTAA